A single window of Nocardioides kongjuensis DNA harbors:
- a CDS encoding lyase family protein, which produces MSDLLRPGAHRAAGIADDPAVLAAILRVEVAWARALVAAGIATDAEASKVAEAAAGLDVDLPALAVAAEAAGNPVVPLVELLRTAAGDASGAVHRGLTSQDVVDTALVLLARAAVARVRADLVATGDALASLARTHRDDVAVARTLTQWAVPTTFGLRAAQWLAGVGDAVGALDGLTFPLQYGGAAGTRALLGHLAGPGGAAAAGALAQTLGLTGPDLPWHTRRGTLTAIGDALTTTTDALGVVAADVLLLGRPEVGEVREGAVAGRGGSSTMPHKQNPVLSVLVHAAAQQAPGLAAQLHLSASGAVDERPDGAWHAEWPVLARLLELAVTAASQAAELVAGLQVDTSAMAARVDAATATAALDARGGTGEAGRLVDIAITRWEETRG; this is translated from the coding sequence ATGAGCGACCTGCTGCGCCCCGGTGCGCACCGGGCGGCCGGGATCGCCGACGACCCGGCGGTCCTGGCGGCCATCCTGCGTGTGGAGGTGGCCTGGGCCCGGGCCCTCGTCGCCGCCGGGATCGCGACCGACGCCGAGGCGTCGAAGGTCGCCGAGGCGGCGGCCGGTCTCGACGTCGACCTCCCTGCCCTGGCGGTGGCGGCCGAGGCCGCCGGCAACCCCGTCGTACCGCTGGTCGAGCTGCTCCGCACCGCAGCGGGTGACGCATCGGGTGCGGTCCACCGCGGCCTCACCAGCCAGGACGTCGTCGACACGGCGCTGGTCCTGCTCGCCCGCGCCGCCGTCGCCCGCGTTCGCGCCGACCTGGTCGCCACGGGCGACGCCCTCGCGAGCCTCGCCCGCACGCACCGCGACGACGTCGCGGTCGCCAGGACCCTCACCCAGTGGGCGGTGCCGACGACCTTCGGCCTGCGGGCCGCACAGTGGCTGGCGGGTGTCGGTGACGCGGTCGGCGCGCTCGACGGGCTCACCTTCCCGCTGCAGTACGGCGGCGCGGCCGGCACCCGCGCACTGCTCGGCCACCTCGCCGGCCCCGGTGGCGCCGCCGCCGCGGGTGCGCTGGCGCAGACGCTCGGCCTCACCGGTCCGGACCTGCCGTGGCACACCCGCCGCGGCACGCTCACCGCGATCGGGGACGCGCTCACGACGACCACGGACGCCCTCGGTGTCGTGGCGGCCGACGTGCTGCTGCTCGGGCGCCCCGAGGTCGGCGAGGTCCGCGAGGGTGCCGTCGCCGGGCGCGGTGGCTCCTCGACGATGCCGCACAAGCAGAACCCGGTCCTGTCCGTCCTCGTGCACGCCGCGGCGCAGCAGGCCCCCGGCCTGGCCGCCCAGCTCCACCTGTCCGCATCGGGCGCTGTCGACGAGCGTCCGGACGGTGCCTGGCACGCCGAGTGGCCCGTCCTGGCGCGGCTGCTGGAGCTCGCCGTCACCGCGGCGAGCCAGGCCGCCGAGCTCGTCGCCGGCCTGCAGGTCGACACCTCCGCGATGGCCGCTCGGGTCGACGCGGCCACCGCAACCGCGGCGCTCGACGCCCGGGGCGGGACCGGCGAGGCCGGCCGCCTCGTCGACATCGCGATCACCCGCTGGGAGGAGACCCGTGGCTGA
- the pcaH gene encoding protocatechuate 3,4-dioxygenase subunit beta: MTTTTATPAAAPALDSQARITAEITEAHAATPPGASQPRIDFPPYRSSTLRHPTKDLRHADPEGIELVAPVFGHSDIDPVEADLTIQHGGEPIGERMLLTGRVLDGDGRPVRHQLVEIWQANAGGRYIHKRDQHPAPIDPHFTGVGRCLTDGDGNYRFTTIKPGPYPWRNHLNAWRPAHIHFSLFGTEFTQRLITQMYFPGDPLFALDPIYQSITDQAARDRLVATYDHDLTTHEWATGYRWDIVLTGTHATPLERDDHE; this comes from the coding sequence GTGACCACGACCACCGCCACGCCGGCCGCTGCGCCGGCCCTGGACTCGCAAGCGCGGATCACCGCCGAGATCACCGAGGCGCACGCCGCGACCCCGCCGGGTGCCTCGCAGCCGCGGATCGACTTCCCGCCGTACCGCAGCTCCACCCTGCGCCACCCCACCAAGGACCTGCGCCACGCCGACCCCGAGGGGATCGAGCTGGTGGCGCCGGTGTTCGGGCACTCCGACATCGACCCGGTCGAGGCGGACCTGACCATCCAGCACGGCGGCGAGCCGATCGGCGAGCGGATGCTGCTCACCGGCCGCGTCCTCGACGGCGACGGCCGGCCGGTGCGCCACCAGCTGGTCGAGATCTGGCAGGCCAACGCGGGCGGGCGCTACATCCACAAGCGCGACCAGCACCCCGCGCCGATCGACCCCCACTTCACCGGCGTCGGGCGCTGCCTGACCGATGGCGACGGGAACTACCGCTTCACGACGATCAAGCCCGGCCCGTACCCCTGGCGCAACCACCTCAATGCCTGGCGTCCCGCGCACATCCACTTCTCGCTGTTCGGCACCGAGTTCACCCAGCGGCTGATCACCCAGATGTACTTCCCGGGCGACCCGCTGTTCGCGCTCGACCCGATCTACCAGTCGATCACCGACCAGGCCGCCCGCGACCGGCTCGTCGCGACCTACGACCACGACCTGACCACCCACGAGTGGGCGACCGGCTACCGCTGGGACATCGTGCTGACCGGCACCCACGCGACGCCCCTGGAGCGTGACGACCATGAGTGA
- a CDS encoding 2Fe-2S iron-sulfur cluster-binding protein: MPTITYTDATGSARVVEANVGDSVMETAVRNGVPGIVAECGGSLSCATCHVFVDEADFAALPPMEEMEDEMLWGAAVERQDTSRLCCQIKVTDGMDLHVTTPETQV; encoded by the coding sequence ATGCCCACGATCACCTACACCGACGCCACCGGCTCGGCCCGCGTCGTCGAGGCCAACGTCGGCGACTCCGTGATGGAGACCGCTGTCCGCAACGGGGTTCCCGGGATCGTCGCCGAGTGCGGCGGCTCGCTGTCCTGCGCGACCTGCCACGTCTTCGTCGACGAGGCCGACTTCGCGGCGCTGCCGCCGATGGAGGAGATGGAGGACGAGATGCTGTGGGGTGCCGCCGTCGAGCGGCAGGACACCTCGCGGCTGTGCTGCCAGATCAAGGTCACCGACGGCATGGACCTGCACGTGACGACGCCGGAGACGCAGGTCTGA
- a CDS encoding NAD(P)/FAD-dependent oxidoreductase yields MPTGPEGSAGLLIIGSSQAGVQLAVSLRALGYEPPITLLGDENHRPYQRPALSKEFLQGAITKESLIYRTQEYWDEHRIRVVRNERIIRIDKRDDGSGVAHSMSGAEIAFDRLALTVGARARRLLVEGVDLPGVLYLRNADDALELKARVPMIKDVVVIGGGFIGIEAAASLNKMGRTVTLLEAGPRLVGRAVGAETSSYLLDHHRQHGIDVVLDADVRRIVGSGDRVAGVELADGRVVPAELVLIGVGVIPNTELAESIGLECDNGIRVDAHALASDGVTVAVGDVANLPNPVPGAPEGDRIRFESVNNAVEQAKVAAYAIVGRPEEYAGVPWFWSNQADLKLQIAGLSAGHDLTVVRQDEAKGKYSVLYYRGDAIIAADCVNAPLDFMAVKAAIASGAAIPPGEAADPAVQLKSISRNPS; encoded by the coding sequence ATGCCCACTGGTCCCGAGGGCTCCGCCGGCCTGTTGATCATCGGCTCCTCCCAGGCGGGGGTGCAGCTCGCGGTGTCCCTGCGCGCGCTCGGGTACGAGCCGCCCATCACCCTCCTGGGGGACGAGAACCACCGTCCCTACCAGCGCCCTGCGCTGTCCAAGGAGTTCCTGCAGGGGGCGATCACCAAGGAGTCGCTGATCTACCGCACCCAGGAGTACTGGGACGAGCACCGGATCCGCGTGGTCCGCAACGAGCGGATCATCCGCATCGACAAGCGGGACGACGGCAGCGGCGTCGCGCACTCGATGTCCGGCGCGGAGATCGCGTTCGACCGGCTCGCGCTCACCGTCGGTGCCCGCGCCCGGCGACTGCTGGTGGAGGGCGTCGACCTGCCCGGTGTGCTCTACCTGCGCAACGCCGACGACGCCCTCGAGCTCAAGGCCCGGGTGCCGATGATCAAGGACGTCGTCGTCATCGGCGGGGGCTTCATTGGCATCGAGGCAGCGGCCAGCCTCAACAAGATGGGCCGCACGGTCACGCTGCTGGAGGCCGGGCCGCGCCTGGTCGGGCGCGCGGTCGGGGCCGAGACGTCGTCGTACCTGCTCGACCACCACCGCCAGCACGGCATCGACGTGGTCCTCGACGCAGACGTACGACGCATCGTCGGCTCCGGCGACCGGGTCGCCGGCGTCGAGCTGGCCGATGGACGAGTGGTCCCCGCCGAGCTGGTGCTGATCGGTGTCGGCGTCATCCCCAACACCGAGCTCGCCGAGTCGATCGGGCTCGAGTGCGACAACGGCATCCGGGTCGACGCGCACGCCCTCGCCTCCGACGGCGTCACCGTCGCGGTCGGCGACGTCGCCAACCTGCCGAACCCCGTGCCGGGTGCGCCCGAGGGCGACCGGATCCGGTTCGAGAGCGTCAACAACGCGGTGGAGCAGGCCAAGGTGGCTGCCTACGCCATCGTCGGGCGGCCCGAGGAGTACGCGGGCGTCCCGTGGTTCTGGTCCAACCAGGCCGACCTCAAGCTGCAGATCGCCGGCCTGTCCGCCGGGCACGACCTGACCGTCGTGCGGCAGGACGAGGCGAAGGGCAAGTACTCCGTCCTCTACTACCGCGGCGACGCGATCATCGCCGCCGACTGCGTCAACGCACCCCTGGACTTCATGGCCGTCAAGGCGGCCATTGCCAGCGGGGCGGCGATCCCGCCCGGCGAGGCCGCCGATCCGGCGGTCCAGCTCAAGTCGATCTCGAGGAACCCGTCATGA
- a CDS encoding IclR family transcriptional regulator, with translation MAGNTSVPGASVVSRSLALLFAFDETHRRMTLSELARRADLPLPTAHRLVGELVAGGALVRRSTGEYVVARRLWQVGLLAPVETGLREVARPFLNDLHATTRATVHLAVREGTEVLYLERLSGRASVPVVSTVGSRLPLHATGVGKALLAHAPEDVVSDALARLVRVTPYTITQPSRMREQLEQVRRDGYATTVEEMTLGACSVAVPVRAGGQVVAALGVVVPSLKRDRARLVAALQVAAQGIGRSVG, from the coding sequence ATGGCCGGCAACACCTCCGTCCCGGGCGCGAGCGTCGTCTCGCGCAGCCTCGCGCTGCTCTTCGCCTTCGACGAGACCCACCGCCGGATGACCCTCTCCGAGCTCGCCCGCCGCGCCGACCTCCCGCTGCCCACGGCCCACCGCCTGGTCGGCGAGCTGGTCGCGGGCGGCGCACTCGTGCGGCGCAGCACCGGCGAGTACGTCGTCGCCCGGCGGCTGTGGCAGGTCGGCCTGCTGGCGCCGGTCGAGACCGGGCTGCGCGAGGTCGCCCGCCCGTTCCTGAACGACCTCCACGCGACCACCCGCGCGACCGTGCACCTCGCCGTGCGCGAGGGCACCGAGGTGCTCTACCTCGAGCGCCTGTCGGGCCGGGCCTCCGTGCCGGTCGTCAGCACCGTCGGCTCCCGGTTGCCCCTGCACGCGACCGGTGTCGGCAAGGCGCTCCTCGCCCACGCGCCCGAGGACGTCGTCTCCGACGCCCTCGCCCGGCTGGTCCGGGTCACGCCGTACACGATCACCCAGCCGTCCCGGATGCGCGAGCAGCTCGAGCAGGTCCGCCGCGACGGCTACGCCACCACCGTCGAGGAGATGACGCTCGGCGCCTGCTCGGTCGCCGTGCCCGTGCGGGCCGGCGGGCAGGTCGTCGCCGCGCTCGGCGTCGTCGTCCCCTCACTCAAGCGCGACCGGGCCCGGCTGGTCGCGGCGCTCCAGGTCGCGGCCCAGGGCATCGGGCGGTCGGTGGGCTGA
- a CDS encoding HD domain-containing protein: MTHALPPTPVQPSGPVDTSPISLTPAAGIDLDPVWRCVVPETRTRSNDIHLPISLAYAERLCRAHPEADAELVRVAILLHDTGWGRVDESRIISEGFSGDWRKAEIRYEHERQGCLIAREVLPPLGYSEEFVAAVCAIVDGHDTRKEAYSLEDALVRDADRLWRFDHAGIALASGWFGLDPATYCDRLAREIVPELLTEAAVAMASADLARSNRLLRTDVLRNEETREVAP, encoded by the coding sequence ATGACCCACGCACTGCCGCCGACCCCCGTCCAGCCGTCCGGCCCGGTCGACACCTCACCGATCTCGCTGACCCCGGCGGCCGGGATCGACCTGGACCCGGTGTGGCGCTGCGTGGTTCCGGAGACCCGGACGCGCAGCAACGACATCCACCTGCCGATCTCGCTGGCCTACGCCGAACGGCTGTGCCGCGCCCATCCCGAGGCCGACGCCGAGCTGGTGCGGGTCGCGATCCTGCTGCACGACACCGGCTGGGGCCGGGTCGACGAGAGCCGGATCATCTCCGAGGGCTTCTCGGGCGACTGGCGCAAGGCGGAGATCCGCTACGAGCACGAGCGGCAGGGCTGCCTGATCGCGCGCGAGGTGCTGCCGCCGCTGGGCTACTCCGAGGAGTTCGTCGCCGCCGTGTGCGCGATCGTCGACGGCCACGACACGCGCAAGGAGGCGTACTCGCTGGAGGACGCGCTGGTCCGCGACGCCGACCGCCTGTGGCGCTTCGACCACGCGGGCATCGCGCTGGCGTCGGGCTGGTTCGGGCTGGACCCCGCGACGTACTGCGACCGGCTCGCCCGCGAGATCGTCCCCGAGCTGCTGACCGAGGCCGCCGTCGCGATGGCCAGCGCCGACCTCGCCCGCTCCAACCGGCTGCTCAGGACCGATGTGCTGCGCAACGAGGAGACGCGCGAGGTGGCTCCGTGA
- a CDS encoding aldehyde dehydrogenase family protein yields MTRPALDLPWTHVGDLYVDGAWRPAHGTGRLPVVDPATGETWGSVPDASREDVDDAVAAAVAAFRSGPWPRTSPSERAEVLLRMADELEKRAEQLSWTNTRENGSPIAETSGAAANAAGILRHVASLAPWLEAEDVRPFPAGGAETVVRRDPVGPCVLIAPWNFPINLMVIKLAPALLAGCTVVMKPAESTPLSIRFVVEAAAAAGVPAGVVNLVTGGGAVGEALVRHPDTAKVAFTGSTPVGRRIGAACGELLKPVTLELGGKSSAIVLEDADLDAMAAVLVRSSMRNTGQTCYISTRILAPASRYDEVVEMVTATIAAGKQGDPFDPDTVFGPLATRSQRDVVVGFLEGAAAEGARVTVGGAAVDGPGFFVQPTVLADVTPSMTVAREEVFGPVISVLRYDTVEDAIALANDTSFGLGGLVFSASPERALEVAERMDTGSVGINFFASNHAAPFGGRHDSGLGVEYGVEGLSAYLSFKSIHRKV; encoded by the coding sequence GTGACCCGACCAGCACTCGACCTGCCGTGGACCCACGTCGGCGACCTGTACGTCGACGGGGCGTGGCGCCCGGCGCACGGCACCGGACGGCTGCCGGTGGTGGACCCGGCCACCGGTGAGACGTGGGGCTCGGTGCCGGATGCCTCTCGCGAGGACGTCGACGACGCCGTGGCCGCTGCTGTCGCGGCCTTCCGGTCCGGGCCGTGGCCCCGCACGTCGCCGAGCGAGCGTGCCGAGGTGCTGCTTCGGATGGCCGACGAGCTGGAGAAGCGGGCCGAGCAGCTGTCCTGGACCAACACCCGCGAGAACGGCTCGCCGATCGCCGAGACCTCCGGTGCCGCGGCCAACGCCGCCGGGATCCTGCGCCACGTCGCCTCCCTCGCCCCCTGGCTGGAGGCCGAGGACGTGCGGCCCTTCCCAGCCGGTGGTGCGGAGACCGTCGTACGACGGGACCCGGTCGGTCCGTGCGTGCTGATCGCGCCCTGGAACTTCCCGATCAACCTCATGGTGATCAAGCTGGCGCCGGCCCTGCTCGCCGGCTGCACCGTCGTGATGAAGCCGGCCGAGTCGACGCCGCTGTCGATCCGGTTCGTGGTCGAGGCGGCTGCGGCGGCCGGCGTGCCGGCGGGCGTGGTCAACCTCGTCACGGGCGGGGGAGCGGTCGGCGAGGCGCTGGTCCGCCACCCCGACACCGCCAAGGTCGCCTTCACCGGCTCCACCCCGGTCGGGCGCCGGATCGGCGCCGCCTGCGGCGAGCTCCTCAAGCCGGTGACCCTCGAGCTCGGCGGCAAGTCGTCCGCGATCGTGCTCGAGGACGCCGACCTCGACGCGATGGCCGCGGTGCTGGTGCGGTCGTCGATGCGGAACACCGGCCAGACCTGCTACATCTCCACCCGCATCCTCGCCCCGGCGTCGCGCTACGACGAGGTCGTCGAGATGGTCACCGCGACCATCGCGGCGGGCAAGCAGGGCGACCCGTTCGACCCCGACACGGTCTTCGGCCCGCTCGCCACGCGCTCCCAGCGCGACGTGGTGGTGGGGTTCCTCGAGGGGGCTGCGGCGGAGGGCGCGCGCGTCACCGTCGGTGGCGCTGCTGTCGACGGGCCCGGCTTCTTCGTCCAGCCCACGGTGCTCGCCGACGTGACGCCGTCGATGACGGTCGCCCGCGAGGAGGTGTTCGGACCGGTGATCTCGGTGCTGCGCTACGACACCGTCGAGGATGCGATCGCCCTGGCCAACGACACGTCGTTCGGCCTCGGCGGCCTGGTCTTCTCCGCCTCGCCTGAACGAGCGCTGGAGGTGGCCGAGCGGATGGACACCGGTTCGGTCGGGATCAACTTCTTCGCCTCCAACCACGCCGCGCCGTTCGGCGGCCGGCACGACTCCGGGCTCGGGGTCGAGTACGGCGTGGAGGGGCTCTCGGCCTACCTCAGCTTCAAGTCGATCCACCGGAAGGTGTGA
- the pcaG gene encoding protocatechuate 3,4-dioxygenase subunit alpha, translating to MSETLAPTPGQTIGPFFHDALPYGGDSFLVPAGSAGAVRLHGTVRDGNGAPVPDALVEIRQADPAGRAPLVEGSLRRDGRFTGWGRSATDASGRFAFTTVEPGRPADGHGAGGAAFFSVVVFARGLLDRLFTRAYLPGESDPFLAGLPADEARTLQAVREADGGLRFDIHLQGERETVFLRYPRHDG from the coding sequence ATGAGTGAGACCCTCGCCCCCACGCCCGGGCAGACGATCGGCCCGTTCTTCCACGACGCCCTTCCCTACGGCGGCGACAGCTTCCTCGTGCCCGCCGGCTCGGCCGGTGCGGTCCGCCTCCACGGCACCGTGCGCGACGGCAACGGCGCCCCTGTCCCCGACGCGCTCGTCGAGATCCGGCAGGCCGACCCGGCCGGCCGGGCCCCGCTGGTCGAGGGCTCGCTGCGCCGCGACGGCCGGTTCACCGGCTGGGGCCGGTCGGCCACCGACGCGTCGGGGCGCTTCGCGTTCACGACCGTCGAGCCGGGGCGCCCCGCGGACGGGCACGGCGCCGGGGGAGCGGCGTTCTTCTCGGTCGTGGTCTTCGCCCGCGGCCTGCTCGACCGGCTGTTCACCCGCGCCTACCTGCCGGGCGAGTCCGACCCCTTCCTCGCCGGTCTCCCCGCGGACGAGGCCCGGACGCTCCAGGCCGTGCGTGAGGCCGACGGCGGCCTCCGCTTCGACATCCACCTGCAGGGTGAGCGCGAGACGGTCTTCCTGCGCTACCCGAGGCACGACGGATGA
- a CDS encoding SDR family NAD(P)-dependent oxidoreductase, which yields MSDEGRGRTVLVTGAAGGLGRAFALGFAARGYRVAVADIDEAGAAETAKLVVDAGAEAWHGPVDVTSATSTAALAEAVAGFGGGRIDVLVNNAAIYGTVTRSPLEDIDPAEWDLVMGVNLKGPWLVVRACSPYLPEGARVVNLSSATVYSGSENWLHYVASKGGVIALTRVMAKELGRRSINVNAIAPGFTLTDASLGLMDDAASYGVDRGALRRASQPDDIVGVALFLAGPDAGFVTGQTVVVDGGRQFI from the coding sequence ATGAGCGACGAGGGTCGCGGTCGGACCGTGCTCGTCACCGGCGCCGCAGGCGGGCTGGGCCGGGCGTTCGCGCTCGGCTTCGCCGCCCGCGGGTACCGGGTGGCCGTCGCCGACATCGACGAGGCGGGCGCCGCGGAGACCGCGAAGCTCGTGGTCGACGCGGGTGCCGAGGCCTGGCACGGTCCCGTCGACGTCACCTCGGCGACGTCGACGGCGGCGCTCGCGGAGGCGGTCGCCGGGTTCGGCGGCGGGCGGATCGACGTCCTGGTCAACAACGCCGCGATCTACGGCACCGTCACCCGATCCCCGCTCGAGGACATCGACCCCGCCGAGTGGGACCTGGTGATGGGGGTCAACCTCAAGGGCCCGTGGCTGGTGGTGCGGGCGTGCAGCCCCTACCTGCCCGAGGGTGCGCGCGTGGTCAACCTGTCCTCGGCCACCGTCTACAGCGGGTCGGAGAACTGGCTCCACTACGTCGCCTCCAAGGGCGGCGTGATCGCCCTGACCCGGGTGATGGCCAAGGAGCTGGGGCGCCGCTCGATCAACGTCAACGCGATCGCCCCCGGCTTCACCCTCACCGACGCCAGTCTCGGGCTGATGGACGACGCGGCGTCGTACGGCGTCGACCGCGGCGCCCTGCGCCGGGCCAGCCAGCCCGACGACATCGTCGGGGTCGCCCTCTTCCTCGCCGGCCCCGACGCCGGCTTCGTCACCGGCCAGACCGTCGTCGTCGACGGTGGCCGCCAGTTCATCTGA